One genomic segment of Danio rerio strain Tuebingen ecotype United States chromosome 11, GRCz12tu, whole genome shotgun sequence includes these proteins:
- the b3gnt5a gene encoding lactosylceramide 1,3-N-acetyl-beta-D-glucosaminyltransferase A, translating into MFMNCRRVKKWHFLQLLSMCCVMSVLMVCWEHVDHHVVSHVKSYSYRYLINSYDFINKSLSVSPEEAARFGSFPYLLDRRDVCKNKDVLLLLFVKSSPGNFKRRQAIRSTWGNESYISQELGVVVKVVFAMGVRPDRSGHKTMQRELRKEHMAHHDLIQQDFLDTFHNLTVKLLLQFRWTHENCAHAHFLMSADDDVFIHVPNLVHYLQELKSQNVRNLWVGHVHRGAPPVRKRDSKYYMPFDMYQWSSYPDYTAGAGYVVSGDVAAKIYQATQSLNASMYIDDVFMGICAIAAGVSPQEHVYFSGEGKTPYHPCIYEKMITSHGHEGDIRYLWKAATGPQVEGISSGLLGKLYCAAVKMTLLCKPYFTNTYSCMAAFT; encoded by the coding sequence ATGTTCATGAATTGCAGAAGGGTGAAAAAATGGCAtttcctccagcttctctcgaTGTGCTGTGTCATGTCAGTCCTTATGGTTTGCTGGGAGCACGTGGACCATCACGTAGTGAGCCATGTGAAATCCTACTCCTACCGCTACCTAATCAACAGCTACGACTTCATCAACAAGAGCCTCAGCGTCAGCCCGGAGGAAGCCGCCCGGTTTGGTAGCTTCCCGTATTTGCTTGACCGCAGGGACGTTTGTAAAAACAAAGACGTCCTGCTTTTGCTCTTTGTCAAGTCTTCTCCAGGAAACTTCAAAAGGCGGCAGGCCATACGTTCCACTTGGGGCAACGAGTCCTATATTAGTCAGGAACTCGGTGTTGTCGTCAAGGTAGTGTTTGCTATGGGAGTTCGCCCTGACCGATCGGGACATAAAACAATGCAGAGGGAACTGCGCAAGGAGCACATGGCCCACCATGACCTGATTCAACAGGACTTCCTCGACACATTCCACAACCTCACTGTGAAACTGCTGCTTCAGTTCCGCTGGACGCACGAAAACTGCGCACATGCCCACTTCCTTATGAGTGCAGACGATGATGTCTTCATCCATGTGCCTAACCTAGTGCACTACCTCCAGGAGCTTAAAAGTCAGAACGTACGCAACCTCTGGGTCGGCCACGTTCATAGGGGGGCACCGCCTGTTCGGAAGCGGGACAGCAAGTATTATATGCCATTTGATATGTATCAGTGGTCCTCCTACCCAGATTACACTGCTGGCGCCGGGTATGTCGTTTCTGGCGACGTGGCAGCCAAAATCTACCAGGCCACGCAGTCTCTAAACGCCTCAATGTATATCGATGACGTCTTCATGGGCATCTGTGCCATCGCTGCGGGCGTCTCGCCTCAGGAACATGTTTACTTCTCGGGTGAGGGGAAAACGCCCTATCACCCGTGCATCTACGAAAAGATGATCACCTCTCACGGACACGAAGGCGATATCAGGTACCTGTGGAAGGCTGCGACCGGCCCGCAGGTAGAAGGCATTTCATCTGGATTGTTGGGGAAGTTGTATTGCGCAGCTGTGAAAATGACGCTGCTTTGTAAGCCGTACTTTACGAACACGTATTCATGCATGGCAGCTTTTACATGA